The region CTCTCTGCTCCCCactccccaaacccctcctcatgctccCCCTGCCTCTCTGCCATTACAGGGACAGACGAGCACGGGCTGAAGATCCAGCAGGCCGCTGCCGTGGAGGGGACATCGCCACCAGAGCTCTGCCAGCGGATCTCAGGCCTTTTCCGCCAGGCGTTCACCCAGGCCGCCGTCTCCTTCACCGATTTCATCCGCACCAGTGAGCCCCGGCACCAGCGAGCCGTGCAGCATTTCTGGGGGGCCCTGCAGGCCGGCGGGGCTCTCTACAAGGGGTGTTATGAGGGCTGGTACTGCACTCCCGAGGAGTGCTTCCTGCCCGAGAGCCAGCTCGCTGAGCGCAGGGATGCCCAGGGACTCCCCTGCAAGGTGTCCTTGGAGAGCGGCCACCAGGTAACAGTGACCACACAGGCGCATTCATCCTTGGCTCTGGTCTGGCTGTGTTTAGGTGTGCCTAGCACTTCCCCTGGCTTTTTGTGACTCCTGTCTGCTGCGACttgcctgtatttttttattacaaaagtaTTATTATGCTgtgtcctgcccttggggcacaacaacccagCTCCAGACTGGGAGAattctgtctagaaagctgcctggaggagaaggacctgggggtgttggttgacagtgactgaacacgagccagcagtggcccaggtggccaagaaggccggtggcatcttggcttggatcagaaacggcgtggccagcagggccagggaggttcttctccctctggactcggcactggtgagaccgctcctcgaatcctgtgttcagttctgggcccctcggcacaagaaggatgttgaggctctggagcgagtccagagaagagcaacgaggctggtgaaggggctggagaacaggccttatgaggaacggctgagagagctgggggtgtttagcctggagaagaggaggctgaggggagacctcattgctctctgcaactacctgaaaggaggttgtggagaggagggagctgggctcttctcccaagtgacaggggacaggacgagagggaacggcctcaagctccaccaggggaggttcaggctggacatcaggaaaaaatatttcatggaaagggtcattgggcactggcagaggctgcccagggagagggttgagtcaccttccctggaggggtttaagggatgggtggatgaggctctgagggacatgatttagtgattgatgggaatggctggacatGATGAtccagtggtttttttccaagctggtgattctatgattctgttttgtaaaatgcCCTTTCTGAGCCTGTTGTGGTGGGTGGCTACGCAGGGGTGAGCTGCCCAAACCCCGCCAGCAAGTGCACATTCCACCTGTGTGGCACGGGAaggcttcagctgctgctgggttGCCCAATggcctggcagcagcaggatttcTAACTGAGTTGGCCTGGGGTGGCCAGAGCTCGAGACCTATTGTGTCCAGCGGCTCAGTCCAGCCTCTGGATGTGTTTCATCAGCTTGTGACATGGGTGTCAGTCCAGTGTTGGCACACCGTGACATCGtctgctgtgctggctgcagagAGCCACCAGAGGAGCACGGtacctgatcaagagcctcttcCTCTGCACGTTCCGTAGGGAGCCAGGAGTTACCTGGTTTAATCCAGCAGTTGGATTAGATCATTGGGCTTCAGAGCGCAGCAGTGGTTAAGCTCTTGTGTTATTAGAACCAAGACTTGTTGGTTCAAACAGAAAGGGGTGTGTTGACAAATATCTCTTGATAAAGCATCTAACAAagcagggcaagagggaaaTTTTCCAGGCAAAGAAGTTGTTCTTTAGATCTAAAATAGAGTCAGTGGGATTCAAAGTCAAATATGCCCCATGAAGAAGTTGGTGAACGGTTTAGAGGGGAAacctctgaggagcagctgaagtcactgggtctgttcagcccagagaaaagaaaacaggggAGAAGTCAtcgtgctctgcagcttcctcaccagaggaggaggaggagcaggtgctgagctttTCTCTCTGGCCACCAGTgacaggacccgagggaatggcctcaagttgtgtcaagGGAGGGTTAAATTGGTTATTAGGGAAAAATTCCTTACTGACAGAgtagtgaagccctggcagaggctgcccagggcagtgggggagtctccatccctggtggggttcAAAACACGTGGCTATGGCACTTAGGGACAGAGTTTAGCAGGGACAGTGGGTtagggctgatggttggactggatgagctgagaggtcttttccaaccttaacggtGCTATGATTCAAACGTGTGCTGCAGGGTGAGGCCAGGCGTCTGGATATGCTCCAGGAAGGCGATGCAGGCCTGGGATGGCTCCCCAGCGAGGTGGGGGAGTCGCAGCCTCAGCTGAGAAAAGTTCCATCACCCTCGGCGGAGCTAGTCCTGTTGGGAGCCGGCTGTGGGGCCCAGAGAGGTAGGGGGCTGGTCCCATCTCTGCTCCTCACAGCGTACAGATTCCTTCTGGTGTGGGATGCTGGATTGATTTACTGTGGAGTGAgcagatcatggaatcatagaatggtttggtttggaagggacctcaaagcccatccagttccacccccagccatgggcagggacacctcccactggatcaggggctccaagccccatccaacctggccttgaacccctccagggatggggcagccaccactgctctgggcaacctgggccagggcctccccaccctcacagcaaaacatttctatctaaaatctcatctcaatctcctgtttttcagctgaaaaccattccccttcatcctatccctgcactccctgataaagcccctctccagttttcgTTTAGGCCCCGTTATTTGAGAGCCTTCTTTAGCTCCCAGAAGTCAGTGCTCTCCATCTGGAGATGTCTCGAGTGCCTTTATGCTGCACTCTCATACCATACCTACCCACAGAGCTTCTGTTGATGTAGGTAACTGTGCCATTTACTGGATTTAAATGGGTTGGAGGAGGCTGTAAGTGCTTTATCGTGGTTACAGGCTAATGCAGTCAGTGGCTGAGATGCATGAGTGCTTAAACTGGGGGAAAAGAAGAGCAGAGCGCCTGGGAGAACAGCAAAGGTGTTCCCCAGCATTGTTAGGAGGGCAGGAACTAACGATGTCAGTTTGTCTTTTTGTGATTTTCTACCATTATTGCCAAGCTATGTTCTCAAGAAAGCGTGTTCTTGCGTGATGGCGCATCCCTCTGGCAGCAGGATGGCGTTCCTCCCCCAGGGCACATGCAGCAGCAGGCACCGAGTCCCTGCCTGGTGTCCTGGGGAAGACAGGAGGGCAGTGTCCAAGGAGAGGATCTCAGGGGCTTGCCCACATGGCAGGCAGTGCAGCCAAACCGAGGGAGCCTGAGACCGACTCCAGGCTGGGAATGTCGCACGtgggttagaatcatagaatcgtttggttggaaaagaactttacaATCagtgagtccaaccatccctgtccgcTATTAAACCACCCCTGAGAACTtggtctgcctgtcttttaaatccctccaggaatggggactccagcactgccctgggctgccgttccagtgcccgagaacccttttggtgttggaatttttcctaatatccaatctaaacctcccctcgtgCAACTTGAAGCTGTTTCGTCTTGTCctgttgcctgtcacttgggagaagagcccggcacccacctcgctccagcctcctttctgggagctgcagagagcgatgaagtctcccctcagcctcctcttctccaggctaaacagccccagctcccctcagccactcccacaacctgttttccagccccttccccagctccattcccttctctggacgcgctccagccccccaaggtctttcctgcactgagggacccagaactgaacccaggattcaaggtgcagcctcaccagcaccgagtccaGGGGAACgattccttccctgctcctgctggccaccccatggctgatccaagccaggtgctgttggccttcttggccacctgggccactgctggctcatgttcagctgctgtcgaccaacagccccagggcctTTTCCACCGGGCAGCTTCtgagctgctcttccccaagcctggagctgtaCGGGGTTGTTGACACTGAAGTATGGGACCTGGCACTTgactttgttgaacctcatacaatTGATTGCagtccatggatccagcccgtccagatccctctgtagaacctcagtccatggatccagcctgtccagatccctctgtagaacctcggtccatggatccagcctgtccagatcccgcTGTAGAACCTCggtccatggatccagcctgtcctgatgtctctgtagagcctccctaccctcaagcagatcaacacttcgatccagcttagtgtcatctagTAGTAAAACTGCGGAGCATTTGTGCCATCatccttttctctcctgtctCCTCAGGTGCACTGGACCAAAGAGGAGAATTACATGTTCAGGCTGTCAGCATTCAGGGATCCGTTGCGGAAGTGGCTCCAGGACAACCCACGTGCCATTTCCCCTGAGCCTTTCTACCAGCGCACGCTCCGTTGGCTGGAAGAGGACTTGCCAGACTTGTCCGTCTCCCGCGAGAGAAGCCGGCTGCAGTGGGGTATCCCGGTTCCCAGTGACTCGACCCAGACTATTTACGTGTGGGTGGATGCTTTGGTGAACTACCTGAGTGTGGTGGGATACCCCGACACGCATGGCGAGTGGTGGCCCTCCGCACACCACGTGGTGGGCAAGGACATCCTCAAGTTTCATGCTATCTACTGGCCGGCTCTGCTGATGGCGGCAGGGCTGGCTCCTCCGGAACGAATCCTGGTGCACTCCCACTGGACTGTCCATGGGCAGAAGATGTCCAAAAGCCTGGGCAACGTGATTGAACCCTTGGCTTGCATGGAACAGTTTACAGTGGATGGTTTTCGGTACTTCCTGCTGAGGCAGGGCGTACCCGACCGGGATTGTGACTATTACGACGAAAAGGTCGTTAAGCTTCTGAACTCAGAGCTGGCAGATGCGCTTGGGGGGCTGCTGAACCGCTCCACAGCCCTCAGCATTAACCCCAGCAACACCTACCCTCGCTTCTCCGAGTCCTGTTTTCCAAAGGTCTTGGACTACAGGGAGACAGAGGGCACAGGCAGGGCTTCTGCTGAAGACTATGAGTTCCTGGCATCTGTGGCTTCTCTACCTCTGCAGGTGGCCACTTATTTTGAAAGCTTCCAGATCTACAAGGCTTTAGAATGCATTGCCCTGTGTGTAAGGCAGACCAACGGTTTCTTCCAGAGGCACAAACCTTGGAAACTGGACCGAAAAGACCCTGCCGAGCAGCTCTGGCTTGACACCATCATCCACGTCACGCTGGAGAGCCTGCGTGTCTATGGGACTCTCCTGCAGCCCGTCATCCCACACACGGCGGACAAGTTGCTCTCCAGGCTGGCAGTTGAGCCAGAAGAGAGAGGTCTCTCAGGTTTGACCTTTCTGCCACGCTACGATGGGAAGCCGTGTCCCTTTGAAGGGAGGCAGCTTGGGCCTGACACCGGTGTCTTGTTCCAAAGGCTAGAGAGGTCAcgacagcagcaggcagaaacCAAAAGCTCTTGTCCCTGACAAACAGCTGCTGGGAATAAAAgcctccaggagctcctgaaCAACATCGTCTCTGTTAAAAGCAGGTTCCTCCAATCGCTCTGTGGTGGCACGAAGGACTGGGCAGGGCTGTGCTGTCCTGCCCGGGGCTCTGCGTGATGTGGGAAGCGGGCAAGCTCAGGTTGGGGGAGTGAGGCCAAGGAAAGCTGCTCGGGTAACACTTTTTGAAGAGGAAACAAGCTTTAATTCCTTGTGGTGTAGGAGAGGGGTATATTGCAACTGAAAGCTTGGAAAATAAATGGTCTCCTTCCAAAAACATCCTCAAACTGAAATGTTAGGTGCCATTTAAAGATGTTGCTGGGAACGGCTtgtgcagggagagggctgGGCGACAGTTCTGCAGTGAGTTCCTCCTCTCGACTATGCCCCGTGAATTTTGGCCAGACCAGTAGCTCTAGGTGATCAGAAATGGTTTCCTCGATGGGAAAGATCCCTCCTATGTGTCTCCACCCTTTATCCTGGAGACAATCCAGTGAGGCAGGGTGGTTCAGTGGTCAGGTGGCCACTGCAGATGGCCTGGGGGGATGCGTTTCAGGCCCAGACTCAACTTCCTGAGGTTTTTCCACTTGGTGCAGGGTTTATTGCCCCTCTCTGCACCTTTTTGGTGCTGCTGGACTACCCAGGGGTGGATGTGACCCTTGGGGACCTCTGGAAACCCTTCCCAGCCTTTGGCTCTTCTTGCCTGCATTGCAGGAGTCTTCTCGGATCACCGGCCGAGTTCAGGGAGTTGTGATCTGTTTTGGAGCTGCCTGGGCTGCATTATCCAGAGCAGTACAGCCCCTCTCTGGGCGATGCCCACCCTGTGCCGCAGCgtgctctccagcctgtcttTGATCCCCCAGGAGAAGACAGCCTGGTGCCCTCAGCCCCCTCCTGGcatccttctcctcttccctgtgcCATCCTCCCattctgggttcagttttgggcccctcagtgtgggaaagaccttgaggggctggagcgtgtcgggagaaggggctggagaacaggggttggagtggctgaggaagctgggggtgtttagcctggaaaagaggaggctgaggggagacctcattgctctctacaactacctgaaaggaggttgtggagaggagggagctgggctcttctcccaagtgacaggggacaggatgagagggaatggcctcaagctccaccaggggaggttcaggcttgacatcaggaaaaaatttttcacagaaagggtcattgggcactggcagaggctgcccagggagcggGTTgggtaatagaatcatagaatcaccaggtcggaaaTGACCCActgatcatcaaatccaaccattcccatcagtcactaacccatgtccctcagcacttcatccacccatcccttaaacccctccagggaaggtgactcaaccacctccctgggcagcctctgacagtgcccaatgaccctttccgtgaaaaatttttcctaatgtccagcctgaacctcccctggtggagcttgaggccattccctcttgtcctgtcccctgtcacttgggagaagagcccagctccctcctctccacaacctccttccagggagttggagagagcaatgaggtctcccctcagcctcctcttctccaggctaaacacccccagctctctcagccacccctcttgttctccagccccttcaccagcttcgttgctcttctctggactcgctccagagcctcaacatccttcttgtggtgaggggccagaactgaccccaggattcgaggagcggtctcaccagtgccgagtccagagggagaagaacctccctggccctgctggccatgccgtgtctgatccaagccaagatgccattggccttcttggccacctcgGCaccagtcaccttccctggaggggtttaagggatgggtggatgaggcgctgagggacatgatttactgattgatggggatggttggattcaatgacccagtgggtcttttccaacctggtgattctgtgattctatgattctcccacgGGACAGGTGATAGGGCAGCACGAAGGATGGGGACACCGGGCCAGGAGAGGACCCTGCCCGAGGGAGAAGCACCGGGGGCTCTTCCCTGGCAGGAGCTGCCGGTTGTCCCGCAGAGGGCGAGGAGCCGGACCGGGGCCccgggcggggggcgggcggcgccgtCACCGGGGCGAGAGGCGGGGCTCGCCGGGGCCCGaaggcggggccggggctgcagCCGCCGCCGGAGCCGGTCCCGGTGCCGGAGCCGGTCCCGGTGCCATACCCGGCGCTACAGCCCGCGCCGTAGCCATAGCCGGTGCCACAGCCCTAGCCGGTGCCGTGCCCGGTGCCGGTGCCCCCGATGCGCCGGTGAGGATGGcagcgggcggcgggcggccgCCGGGCCCCGAGCCGTCGCCGGAGCCGTACGTGCAGACCCGCATCTTTAAGATCATCGTGATCGGGGACTCCAACGTGGGCAAGACCTGCCTGACCTTCCGCTTCTGCGGGGGAACCTTCCCTGACAAGACCGAGGCCACCATCGGCGTGGACTTCCGCGAGAAGACGGTGGAGATCGAGGGCGAGCGCATCAAGGTGGGACACGGCACCGGGAccggagggactgggatggggggagaagggtggagggagaaggatggagggacagggatggagggatagagggagaaggatggagggataggggtggaaggagaaggatgtagggacagggatggagggagaagaatggaaggagaaggatggagggacAGGGATAGAGGGAGAAGGATGGAaggacagggatggagggacaaggatggagggagagggatgggggaacaaggatggagagagaaggatggagggagaaggatggagggatAGGGATAGagggagaaggatggagggagaaggatggagggacagggatagagggagaaggatggagggacagggatagagggagaaggatggagggatAGGGGTGGAAGGATGTAGGATgtagggacagggatggagggaggagaatggaaggagaaggatggagggacagggatagagggagaaggatggagggacagggatagagggagaaggatggagggagaaggatggagggacagggatagagggagaaggatggagggacagggatagagggagaaggatggagggacagggatggagggagagggatggagggagagggatggaggaacaaggatggagagagaaggatggagggagagagatggaggaacagggatggagagagaagtaTGGAaagacagggatggaggggcAAAGCTGGAGGGTCCAAGGCTTGAGTGTAAGAGCTTGAAGGACAAGGCTGGAGGGTTCAAGGCTTGAGGGACCCAGATGGAGGGACCAGGACAGAGGGGCATGTCTGGAGGAACAGGGCTGCAAGGATgaggctgaagggagaagaCTTGGAGgccccagctccagcctgcCCAGCTGGACCAAAATCGAGGGGaagctgctgggagctggagctggagcaggggcAGGACGAGAAAACACAGCGCCTGGGGGAGCAGCTGGGGTTCTGCGCGCAGCGGTGGCGCTACGAGGCCTGGACCTCCCAGGATCTGACAGCCGTGGGCTGGATGCTGAGGGCTGCTCTTGGCAAGCACCGGGAGGGAGCaattgcagcagcaggagagcatGATGAATTTGCTGTTTGAAAGCCAGCAAGACACTTGTAAGAAATGCAGCGGCCCAGACCTGAGGAGCTCCAGCTGCTgtgccagagcagagctgcagcccaaCAGCAGCTGGCAGGGAATGGCCTGGGGAGCACGGCGAGCCAGGAGCTTGGTTGGGTGGATCGGCACTGGCAGCATCTGTGGGTGAGACCAGCTGCTGGAAAAAGTGAATAGTGCTGTTGTGCTGACCAGTGGGGAATGCAAAGTTGAGGGACTAATCCCAGTGAAGATATCACAGAGTCATGggatggttttggttggaaaagaccttcaagatcatctagtccagccatCGATCCAGCCCTGTAAAGCCACCCACtggaccatgtccccaagtactacatctactcgtcttttaaacccctccagggacggggactcagcctcctccctggacAGCCAGGTCCCCGCTCTGGTGGGGAAGAACTTCAGTTGTGCTTTTAAACTGTCCTTGAaggttttcctctctctccttccctcatctcctccctgctccatccACCACCCCACCGCTGCGCTGCTGTAAGCCATGGGCAGGCTGGCAGGAAGCCAGTCACACTGCCACGAGACGGAAAACGCTGCCAGGTTTCCCACCTTTGGATGTTATTTGCGCTCCAGCAGGCAGGAGTGGGAGGCAGAGCCACAAACTGGCCTTTTCCCGAGAGCATGTGTCCAAGAAGTGAGGAGAGAGGTGGGAGAGTTACCCTCCATCTCCTGCTCTGCCCATATGGAATGGTCTAGGAGAGACCAGCAGGGAAACACGGGAGCAGCAGCTCTTCTTTGCCAGCATTTTTCCACTCTGGAAGACTCTTGGGCAGGCACTATCTCTATAGGGTACAACGTGATTTGGATTGACCCCAGACACTGATTTGGCTGGTTCCAAGCTTCTAGATGTTACCTACAAGGGCCAGGAGAACTCCTAGAGTCACCTGGTccttaggttggaaggaacctctggaggtcatctgctCCAGCCCCCGAGAGCTGATTGCCCATGGCCAGATGGCTTTggaacatctccaaggatgaaggctccacagcctccctggacAACTTCTGCCAGGCCTGTCCCCCTCGCAGTGAAAGGTGTTTCCTGACACCTAGGAGGAACCTTCTGTATCTCAGCATGTGCAAACCGCCTCTGGTCTTGGTGCTGGCGACCACTGGAAGGAGCCGAGCTCCATCTACTTTGTAGCCTCCCTTCAGGTAAACCTCACCTCTCCaagccttctccttctccaggctgaagagtcccagctctcctggtctttcctcacaggagagacACTGCAGTCTCTGcaccatctttgtggcccttcgctggacactctccagtccATGCCTCTCCtgtactgaggagcccagaactggacagagcattccagatgtggcctcaccagcgctgCACAAGGGGGACAGATCACCTTGTCTGGCCTGCGGGTGATGCTTTGTGTGATGCCCAGGACAGCCTTCGCCACCTCTgctgccaccactgctctgggcaacctgggccagggcctccccaccctcacaccaaaacatttctccttgagatgagatcttaatctcccctctgccagctgaaaactcttcctcctcatcctctccctgctctccctgatccagagcccctccccagctttccgggagcccctttcagtgctggaagctgctctaaggtctccctgcagccttctcttctccaggctgaacaaccccaactctctcagcctgtcctcgtacaggatgttctccagccctcagatcatctccgtggcctcctctggactcactccaacagctccatgtccttcctgtgctgaggactccagaactggacacagggctccaggtttagtctcagcagagcagggcagaggggcagaatcccctccctgtccctgctggtcccactgctctggatgcagcccaggatgtggtttgtttctgggctctgagcacATTGCCAACtaatgttgagcttctcattcccCAGcactccaggtccttctccacagggctgctcccaatccattctctgcccaggctgtatttgtgcttggaatTTCCCCGAGCCCGGTTCAGGCCCTTGGCCTTGCTGATCCCCATGTGGTTTTCAcagccccacctctccagcctgcccaggtccctctggatccatccttTCCTTCCAGCATGGTGACGGCAACACagagcttggtgtcatcagcaaacttgctgagggtgccctcaaccccactgtccatgtctgagacaaagatgttaaacacgACCAGTCCCAATGCCAACCCTTTAGAATGCCACTCATCACCGGTCTTCACTTGAACATTTAGCTATTGATCACAACTCTCTGAGTgggaccatccagccaattccttatccactgagtgcTCCATTCATCAAATCCGtgtctctccagtttagagacaaggatgtcacGTGGGACAGTGTGAGATGCTTTGCACAAGCCCAGGTAGATGATGTTGGTTACTCTCTTCACCACCAACGCTGTAGCTCCAttgtagaaggccaccaaattaatcaggcatgatttgccctCCGTGAAGCTATGCtggctgtcaccaatcacctccttattcTCCATGTGCCTCGGCAGAGTTTCCAGggggatctgctccatgatcttgccgGGCACAGAGGCGACACTGACTGGCTTGGAGGTGCCtgggttttcctttttcctttgtttaaaacCAGGAAttatgtttccctttttcagtCTGTGAGAACTTCACCGGACTGCCACGACTTCTCAGAGATGATGGAcagtggcttagcaacttcatccaccagttccctcaggacccacGGATGCATCTCTTCAGGTCCCATGGCCTTGTGCCCTGTCAGGTTCCTTAGATGCTCTCGCACGTGATCCTCTCCTACAGTGGGTGCTCCTTccatctcccagtccctgcctttgcctccCGCACCTTGGGTGCTGTGGCTGGAACCATTGCcagagaagactgaggcaaaaaagtcttggagtacctcagccttctccatatcctgggCAACCGGGTCTCCCTTTGCCTTCTGGAGGTGGCCCACATTCTCCGTAGTCTTCCTTTAATCACCAATGTACCTATAGAAACTTTTCTTGTTGTCTCTGACGTCCTTGGCTGGGTTTAATTCTATCACAGCATCAGCTCtcctaacctgatccctggGTGCTTGGACGATGTCTCTGTGTTCCTCCCCGGCCACCTTCCCTTGCTCCCACCCTCCGCAGGGAGCTCCCCTGCAGGGAGTTCCACAAGCAGGAAGCCTGGGGAGGACAATCCATGCTTCCGTAGCTTTCATTCttgtctgcttttcttcccaggTGCAAGTGTGGGACACGGCTGGCCAGGAGAGGTTTCGGAAGAGCATGGTAGAGCATTACTACCGCAACGTGCATGCCGTCGTCTTCGTTTACGACGTCACCAAGATGACCTCCTTCACCAACCTCAAGATGTGGATCGAGGAGTG is a window of Phaenicophaeus curvirostris isolate KB17595 chromosome 13, BPBGC_Pcur_1.0, whole genome shotgun sequence DNA encoding:
- the RAB33A gene encoding ras-related protein Rab-33A isoform X1, which gives rise to MFSSPQIISVASSGLTPTAPCPSCAEDSRTGHRAPVCENFTGLPRLLRDDGQWLSNFIHQFPQDPRMHLFRSHGLVPCQVQVWDTAGQERFRKSMVEHYYRNVHAVVFVYDVTKMTSFTNLKMWIEECNGHAVPPLVPRVLVGNKCDLKDLIQVPSSMALKFADAHNMLLFETSAKDPQESQNVDAIFMCLACRLKAQRSLLCRDLEGRPGQPRRLEPAHNTPVKSSCPC
- the RAB33A gene encoding ras-related protein Rab-33A isoform X2 encodes the protein MAAGGGRPPGPEPSPEPYVQTRIFKIIVIGDSNVGKTCLTFRFCGGTFPDKTEATIGVDFREKTVEIEGERIKVQVWDTAGQERFRKSMVEHYYRNVHAVVFVYDVTKMTSFTNLKMWIEECNGHAVPPLVPRVLVGNKCDLKDLIQVPSSMALKFADAHNMLLFETSAKDPQESQNVDAIFMCLACRLKAQRSLLCRDLEGRPGQPRRLEPAHNTPVKSSCPC
- the MARS2 gene encoding LOW QUALITY PROTEIN: methionine--tRNA ligase, mitochondrial (The sequence of the model RefSeq protein was modified relative to this genomic sequence to represent the inferred CDS: inserted 2 bases in 1 codon), yielding MARPPRRFAATAAGRARRLLLSTPIFYANGPPHIGHLYSALLADALHRHRGLAGAGPGRLCTGTDEHGLKIQQAAAVEGTSPPELCQRISGLFRQAFTQAAVSFTDFIRTSEPRHQRAVQHFWGALQAGGALYKGCYEGWYCTPEECFLPESQLAERRDAQGLPCKVSLESGHQVHWTKEENYMFRLSAFRDPLRKWLQDNPRAISPEPFYQRTLRWLEEDLPDLSVSRERSRLQWGIPVPSDSTQTIYVWVDALVNYLSVVGYPDTHGEWWPSAHHVVGKDILKFHAIYWPALLMAAGLAPPERILVHSHWTVHGQKMSKSLGNVIEPLACMEQFTVDGFRYFLLRQGVPDRDCDYYDEKVVKLLNSELADALGGLLNRSTALSINPSNTYPRFSESCFPKVLDYRETEGTGRASAEDYEFLASVASLPLQVATYFESFQIYKALECIALCVRQTNGFFQRHKPWKLDRKDPAEQLWLDTIIHVTLESLRVYGTLLQPVIPHTADKLLSRLAVEPEERGLSGLTFLPRYDGKPCPFEGRQLGPDTGVLFQRLERXHDSSRQKPKALVPDKQLLGIKASRSS